A window of the Candidatus Saccharibacteria bacterium oral taxon 488 genome harbors these coding sequences:
- a CDS encoding PadR family transcriptional regulator has translation MDASAYAESLAIQLRKGFLVYCVLLVCAKQPQYTGDIVKQLSESELMVVEGTIYPLLSRLQKYGYLKHEWQESEQGPPRKYYSLTDVGAQLVDELKNRIKMLNTSLKDLEKGAKR, from the coding sequence ATGGACGCTAGTGCTTACGCGGAAAGCTTAGCGATTCAGCTGCGCAAAGGCTTTTTGGTCTACTGTGTGCTGCTGGTGTGCGCCAAACAACCGCAATATACCGGCGACATCGTGAAGCAATTGAGCGAGTCGGAGCTGATGGTGGTTGAGGGGACAATTTATCCGCTGCTGAGCCGCTTGCAGAAATATGGCTATCTCAAGCACGAATGGCAAGAGAGCGAGCAGGGTCCGCCGCGCAAATATTATTCACTCACTGACGTGGGCGCGCAGCTGGTCGATGAATTGAAAAATCGTATCAAAATGTTGAATACCTCGCTAAAAGATCTTGAGAAAGGAGCAAAGCGATGA
- a CDS encoding DUF21 domain-containing protein, whose translation MSDVLLLAMAVVLLVLSGSFSGLNIGLMMARPDDLRRKARHGDVIAARVYRYRKDGYYLIFCILLGNVGVNTAMSILLGNMTNGVIGGLIATLLITMFGEILPQAIFTQRGYRFVRHFFWLLDVIYVVFWPLARPMSKLLNRWLGKETPQLYSHQELEQIIHEHAERSDSPVDYDESRIAAGALQFSKKTAGDLVTPMSEVFTVELDDELDATLLAQIKHAGHSRIPVRADGRLAGILYVKDVAGRELPLPISQLYRDKIHDIDARSRLDTVLSRFIQTRNHLFVVMDDETELGIITLEDVIEEILDQEIEDEYDEE comes from the coding sequence GTGTCTGATGTTTTATTATTGGCGATGGCGGTAGTGTTGCTGGTGCTGTCGGGGTCGTTTTCAGGTCTTAATATTGGATTAATGATGGCGCGGCCGGATGATCTGCGGCGTAAGGCCCGGCACGGTGATGTAATCGCTGCACGAGTATACCGCTACCGCAAGGACGGCTACTATCTGATCTTTTGCATCTTGCTGGGTAACGTTGGCGTCAATACGGCGATGTCGATTTTGCTGGGTAATATGACGAACGGCGTGATTGGCGGGTTGATCGCCACGCTGCTGATCACTATGTTTGGTGAGATTTTGCCGCAAGCGATTTTTACGCAACGTGGCTACCGTTTTGTGCGGCATTTCTTTTGGTTGCTGGACGTGATTTATGTGGTATTTTGGCCGCTGGCCCGGCCGATGTCCAAGCTACTGAACCGCTGGCTAGGCAAGGAAACGCCGCAGCTGTATTCACATCAGGAGCTGGAGCAGATCATTCACGAGCATGCTGAGCGGTCGGATAGTCCGGTCGATTACGATGAAAGCCGGATCGCCGCGGGTGCGCTGCAATTTAGTAAAAAGACAGCTGGCGATTTGGTAACGCCGATGAGTGAAGTATTTACCGTGGAGTTGGATGATGAGCTGGACGCGACGCTGCTGGCCCAGATCAAACACGCTGGACATTCGCGGATCCCAGTGCGGGCTGATGGGCGGCTGGCGGGGATTTTATATGTCAAGGATGTGGCGGGGCGCGAGCTACCACTGCCAATCAGTCAATTGTACCGCGATAAGATTCATGACATTGACGCGCGGTCGCGGCTGGACACGGTGCTCAGCCGATTTATCCAAACCCGCAATCACTTGTTTGTGGTGATGGATGATGAAACTGAGCTAGGGATTATCACGTTGGAGGACGTGATTGAGGAGATTTTGGACCAGGAAATTGAGGATGAATACGACGAGGAATAG
- a CDS encoding ABC transporter permease: MRRIDIIKRAGRNLRQSKGRTILTSLAISVGAFTIGLALMAGEGGRLYTNSIVDAAGDKKVIMVGKKIEAEKKDQLPEYGSSAEEADKNKASAARSKYLLNDKDLEKIRRTPHVKTVTPAYSTDGVAYAKSSASDKKFALTVGVKMDRTRAELAAGTLEDFMPKPGEIIIPNDYVKQLGFKDAQSAIGQTITLGVRSAARGGNVAKEVSFKIAAVDKKSDTILFYEPMLRISTADAKAIYEFSHNKSQPHQYSTAIALVDDEKNIDVAKDEINKDYSAYSIQDIRKTLLTMVNVAQAALASFGGLALLASVFGIINTMYISVLERTSQIGLMKALGMRGRDIGKLFRYEAAWVGLLGGLIGVGLASLVTLLNPVITSVLKLGAGTNLLVINPLQIGLLVFGLVVMAVISGWLPSRKATKLDPIEALRTE, from the coding sequence ATGAGAAGAATCGATATCATTAAGCGGGCGGGGCGGAATCTTCGCCAGTCGAAAGGTCGGACGATTTTGACATCATTGGCAATTTCCGTCGGGGCGTTTACGATTGGGCTGGCGCTGATGGCTGGCGAGGGTGGCCGTTTGTATACCAATAGCATAGTCGATGCGGCTGGCGACAAGAAAGTGATTATGGTTGGTAAAAAAATTGAAGCCGAAAAGAAGGATCAATTGCCAGAGTATGGCAGTTCGGCAGAAGAGGCTGACAAGAATAAAGCATCGGCGGCGCGTAGCAAATATTTGCTCAATGACAAGGATTTGGAGAAGATCCGACGAACACCGCACGTAAAAACGGTAACACCGGCGTATTCGACTGATGGTGTGGCGTATGCTAAGAGTTCAGCGAGTGATAAAAAATTTGCACTGACGGTGGGTGTTAAAATGGATAGGACTCGGGCGGAATTGGCAGCAGGAACTCTGGAGGATTTTATGCCAAAGCCGGGCGAGATTATTATCCCGAATGATTATGTGAAGCAGTTAGGCTTTAAGGATGCGCAGTCAGCGATTGGACAGACAATAACCTTGGGTGTGCGTAGCGCAGCGCGGGGCGGCAATGTCGCCAAAGAGGTATCATTCAAGATCGCGGCGGTGGACAAAAAATCAGACACCATTTTGTTTTATGAACCAATGCTAAGAATTTCGACAGCTGATGCTAAAGCTATTTACGAATTCAGCCATAATAAGAGTCAGCCGCATCAGTATTCAACGGCGATTGCTTTGGTGGATGACGAGAAGAATATTGATGTTGCTAAAGACGAAATCAATAAAGATTACAGCGCGTATTCGATTCAGGATATTCGAAAAACATTGCTGACAATGGTCAATGTGGCTCAAGCGGCACTGGCGTCATTTGGTGGATTGGCATTGCTGGCCAGTGTATTCGGGATTATTAACACCATGTACATTTCGGTGCTGGAGCGAACTAGTCAAATTGGCTTGATGAAAGCGCTGGGGATGCGTGGCCGCGATATTGGCAAGTTATTCCGCTACGAGGCAGCGTGGGTTGGTTTGCTGGGCGGCTTGATTGGTGTTGGGCTGGCGAGTTTGGTGACGCTGCTGAATCCAGTGATTACCAGTGTCTTAAAATTAGGTGCCGGGACGAACCTACTGGTCATCAATCCGTTGCAAATTGGACTGTTGGTCTTTGGACTAGTAGTGATGGCGGTAATTTCTGGCTGGCTGCCGAGCCGCAAAGCAACAAAGCTAGACCCAATTGAAGCATTAAGGACGGAATAG
- a CDS encoding ABC transporter ATP-binding protein — protein MIELKNVTKVYGKKKNQFMALKNVSLHIPTGASVAILGKSGSGKSTLMHAISGLDKPQKGQVIIDGQDILQLKSKYVDEFRAKKIGFIFQSFFVQGNESVIDNVSLPLEIARVPRKKRAHKINAALKAVDLYDKRKNRAKDLSGGQKQRLAIARAIVGDPQIIFADEPTGNLDSETGAKVEELLFDYNKQKGVTLIVVTHDADLAKKCDHQIIIKDGRVEKSTVPGGIKHGR, from the coding sequence ATGATTGAACTAAAAAATGTAACAAAAGTTTACGGCAAAAAGAAGAATCAATTTATGGCGCTGAAAAATGTTAGTTTGCACATCCCAACAGGAGCTAGTGTAGCCATTTTAGGTAAATCTGGCTCAGGAAAATCGACGCTGATGCACGCCATTTCAGGATTGGATAAGCCGCAAAAAGGCCAAGTTATCATTGACGGGCAAGATATTTTGCAGTTGAAGTCAAAGTATGTCGATGAGTTTCGTGCTAAAAAAATTGGCTTTATCTTCCAGAGTTTCTTCGTACAGGGCAATGAGAGTGTGATTGACAATGTTAGTCTGCCGCTGGAAATTGCGCGGGTGCCGCGGAAGAAACGAGCACATAAAATCAACGCGGCGCTCAAGGCGGTGGACTTGTATGATAAGCGCAAGAACCGTGCTAAGGATTTATCGGGCGGACAAAAACAGCGTTTGGCGATTGCCCGGGCGATTGTCGGCGATCCGCAAATTATCTTTGCTGACGAGCCGACCGGCAACTTGGACAGCGAAACGGGCGCCAAAGTGGAAGAATTGTTGTTTGATTATAATAAGCAAAAAGGTGTGACGCTGATTGTGGTGACACACGACGCTGATTTGGCGAAAAAATGCGATCATCAAATCATCATCAAAGACGGTCGCGTCGAGAAATCAACTGTACCAGGAGGGATAAAACATGGACGCTAG
- a CDS encoding DUF2207 domain-containing protein, whose protein sequence is MKRFFFGIVAVMVLLVGFGSTAQAANNFTISNYTVDMELGRDSEQRSTLRTKLTITANFPPRQNHGIAPVFVKQYDKHPTHFTLESVTDERGAPLEYRWHNDELRIGNKDTYVKGKKTYVITYTQRDVTKLYHDTGKQEFYWDAIGTAWQVPIQSASVTLKLSPELVAAKRTNLQCYQGRFGSSQRCEVREQGDTLTATARALPNQAGVTIAVGFAPGTFAAYQMSFMEQLIDWWAKLQLVLLAVALILVGVIIVAYYRSIGRRKELEPIPPEYLPPRGTSVTTSAKLVQPFHMVKGSVMAAQMIDLAVRHYIQVIEVKPRTTWRTAEYEVKVIQAPGKLLAEEQEMLRNIFGSLPRVGKRLNLKTLRNNVPYAARIRYSAKQMKGRLIDDYGLQAREPQHTRRFRRYAIIISIFAVLLLSPVLLVLAGMVFYLSFGKVLTDKGLALRRHLAGLKRYIGVAEVERLQMLQSPEGAEKVKVDAADEKQLVKLYERVLPYAVLFGQEKEWSAQLGKYYEQVGEQPDWYSGQGAFNAAAFAAGMNSLSSVASSASDYSSTSGGSTGGGFVGGGGGGGGGGGW, encoded by the coding sequence ATGAAGCGGTTTTTCTTTGGGATAGTCGCGGTGATGGTGCTGTTGGTTGGGTTCGGGTCAACGGCACAGGCGGCAAATAATTTTACGATTAGTAATTATACTGTCGATATGGAGCTGGGGCGCGATAGCGAACAGCGTTCGACACTGCGTACAAAATTGACCATTACTGCGAATTTTCCGCCGCGGCAGAACCATGGTATTGCACCGGTGTTCGTCAAGCAGTATGATAAGCATCCGACTCACTTTACGCTGGAGTCAGTGACGGATGAGCGGGGTGCGCCGCTGGAGTATAGGTGGCATAATGATGAGCTGAGAATTGGCAACAAAGACACCTACGTCAAGGGCAAAAAGACCTATGTCATTACCTATACGCAGCGGGACGTGACGAAATTATATCACGATACGGGTAAACAGGAGTTTTATTGGGATGCGATCGGCACTGCTTGGCAGGTGCCAATTCAGTCAGCATCGGTGACGCTCAAGCTGAGTCCCGAGCTGGTGGCCGCTAAACGAACGAATCTCCAGTGTTATCAGGGTCGATTCGGCAGCAGCCAGCGCTGCGAGGTACGTGAACAGGGCGATACGTTGACGGCGACAGCCCGCGCACTGCCAAATCAGGCGGGCGTGACGATCGCGGTCGGATTTGCGCCGGGGACGTTTGCGGCGTATCAGATGTCATTCATGGAACAGCTGATTGATTGGTGGGCGAAATTACAATTGGTGTTGCTGGCGGTGGCGCTGATATTGGTGGGGGTGATCATCGTGGCTTATTATCGGTCGATTGGTCGCCGTAAAGAACTGGAGCCAATTCCGCCGGAGTATTTGCCACCGCGAGGTACGAGCGTGACGACGTCGGCCAAGCTGGTGCAGCCGTTTCATATGGTCAAGGGGTCGGTGATGGCGGCACAAATGATAGACCTAGCGGTGCGCCACTACATTCAGGTTATCGAGGTGAAGCCGCGTACGACATGGCGAACAGCTGAGTACGAAGTGAAAGTGATACAAGCTCCGGGCAAACTCCTGGCCGAGGAGCAAGAAATGCTGAGGAATATATTTGGCTCCTTGCCGAGAGTTGGTAAGCGGTTAAATCTAAAAACGCTGCGTAACAATGTGCCATATGCGGCGCGAATACGCTACAGTGCAAAGCAAATGAAGGGGCGGCTCATTGACGACTATGGTTTGCAAGCGCGCGAGCCGCAACATACCCGACGATTTCGACGGTATGCGATAATTATCAGTATTTTTGCGGTGCTATTGCTGTCGCCGGTGCTCTTGGTGCTGGCGGGGATGGTGTTTTATCTGTCGTTTGGTAAGGTGCTGACCGACAAGGGTCTGGCGCTCAGGCGGCATCTGGCGGGCCTGAAGAGGTACATTGGCGTGGCTGAGGTCGAGCGTTTGCAGATGCTGCAGAGTCCTGAGGGCGCGGAAAAAGTAAAGGTTGATGCGGCTGATGAGAAACAATTAGTGAAGTTGTACGAGCGGGTACTGCCGTACGCGGTATTGTTTGGTCAGGAAAAAGAGTGGAGTGCGCAGCTGGGCAAGTACTATGAGCAGGTCGGCGAGCAACCGGATTGGTACAGTGGTCAGGGTGCGTTTAATGCGGCGGCATTTGCGGCTGGAATGAACAGTCTGTCGAGCGTGGCTAGCAGCGCCAGTGATTACTCTTCGACCTCTGGCGGCTCAACTGGCGGCGGCTTCGTTGGCGGCGGAGGCGGCGGAGGCGGAGGCGGCGGCTGGTAA